A window of Microcystis aeruginosa FD4 contains these coding sequences:
- a CDS encoding glycosyltransferase family 39 protein, whose protein sequence is MLTRQSGIRFALGLLIIFNIFYFVHLAYYSYVWHDESLVLLHLSGYTPEQLINYLFDGQIKSTEQLWQFQGVNSVKGFPDTLASLYTSSNYDLPLYYSFLWFLARLLGNSYLVVRGFSVIIWLGILWSFYHLALTLFKNKNAALIAATIIFFSPRFTGYALGIWEYGLYVFFSILSSWLFLKAIDSSQPKKDWFFYSLSLIAGLYTHVFFIFVVVVHSLYFLLQLNYFNSLTKKYYSISLLASLWIYSIWLTRIFTSRFTIFGWSKGSLPLEVLWQRWVTMIARLFYNFSLANPSSTPIIEYCLIILVIISFIYLGKKADKKVFTLIILLTIIPFFSLLAWDLIRGFRYTAVGRFYLPSFLGMLLAVTFLLSKGLQHRQIWAKILLILLLVFGLIAKIPYPPPATRYVGYGSNIPNAYTMINRSQKPLIISEHWLDTLPLIHTTDAKTKYLFIQSDLRVSIPSLKNQFTDIYLLNPSPSLRQYLDNRSVQLSPTENQAFWRID, encoded by the coding sequence ATGCTTACCCGTCAATCTGGGATTAGATTTGCTTTAGGTTTATTGATTATTTTCAATATTTTCTATTTTGTCCATCTCGCCTACTATAGCTATGTTTGGCACGATGAATCTTTGGTCTTACTGCATCTTTCTGGTTACACACCTGAACAGTTAATTAACTATCTGTTCGACGGACAAATTAAATCTACAGAACAACTCTGGCAATTTCAAGGGGTTAATTCCGTGAAAGGGTTTCCCGATACCTTAGCCTCTCTTTATACTAGCTCGAATTACGATCTACCTCTCTATTACAGTTTCCTCTGGTTTTTAGCAAGATTATTAGGCAACTCTTATTTAGTCGTAAGGGGATTTTCGGTAATTATTTGGCTTGGTATTTTATGGAGTTTTTACCATTTAGCTTTGACTTTATTTAAAAATAAAAACGCCGCTTTAATCGCCGCTACAATTATCTTCTTTTCCCCGCGTTTTACTGGTTATGCTCTGGGAATTTGGGAATACGGACTATATGTTTTCTTTTCGATACTTTCTAGCTGGTTATTTCTCAAAGCTATTGATTCGTCGCAACCGAAAAAAGATTGGTTTTTCTATAGTTTATCCCTAATTGCTGGTTTATATACCCATGTTTTCTTTATTTTTGTTGTAGTGGTTCATAGCCTATATTTTCTGCTGCAGCTGAATTATTTTAACTCTTTAACCAAAAAATACTATAGCATCAGCTTACTTGCTTCCCTGTGGATTTATTCAATTTGGTTAACCCGGATTTTTACCAGTCGATTTACTATCTTTGGATGGTCAAAAGGCAGTTTACCCCTAGAGGTACTTTGGCAAAGATGGGTAACAATGATCGCTCGTTTATTTTATAATTTTAGTTTAGCCAATCCCAGCAGCACCCCTATTATTGAATACTGCCTAATTATCCTCGTCATCATCTCCTTTATTTATCTGGGCAAAAAAGCCGATAAAAAAGTTTTTACCCTGATCATTCTCCTGACCATTATCCCCTTTTTCTCTCTTTTAGCTTGGGATCTAATCAGAGGATTTCGCTACACAGCTGTGGGCAGATTTTACTTACCGAGTTTTCTCGGTATGCTGCTGGCAGTTACCTTTTTACTAAGTAAGGGATTACAGCATCGCCAAATCTGGGCAAAAATTCTCTTAATATTATTGCTAGTTTTCGGATTAATTGCCAAAATTCCCTATCCACCGCCAGCCACTAGATATGTGGGCTATGGTAGTAATATTCCCAACGCTTATACGATGATTAATCGCAGTCAAAAACCTCTAATTATTTCAGAACATTGGTTAGATACCTTGCCCCTGATTCATACCACTGATGCTAAGACAAAGTATTTATTTATTCAGTCGGATCTTAGAGTTTCCATCCCCTCCTTAAAAAATCAATTTACCGATATTTATCTCCTCAATCCTTCCCCCAGTCTCAGACAATATTTAGATAACCGGTCTGTACAATTATCTCCTACGGAAAATCAAGCCTTTTGGCGAATTGATTAA
- a CDS encoding helix-turn-helix domain-containing protein, producing MLDIERILKQDRLIRAMTGLNSKAFNALLPRSTEAYEKSLIKPEIKRKRAMGGGRKATLREMKDKLFYILLYCKCYPTFDLMSVLFNFDRSCAHQWVHRLLPILEVSLGDKKALPVRQLTSIY from the coding sequence ATGCTAGATATAGAAAGGATACTCAAACAAGATCGCTTAATACGGGCGATGACAGGGCTAAATAGCAAAGCCTTCAATGCACTCCTACCAAGGAGTACAGAAGCGTATGAAAAAAGTCTAATCAAACCCGAAATAAAAAGAAAACGGGCAATGGGAGGAGGGAGAAAAGCAACATTGAGAGAAATGAAAGACAAATTGTTCTATATATTGTTGTACTGCAAATGTTATCCGACTTTCGACCTGATGAGTGTGTTATTTAATTTTGACCGTTCCTGCGCTCACCAATGGGTACATCGACTGTTGCCGATATTAGAGGTATCATTAGGTGACAAAAAAGCGTTGCCAGTTCGTCAGTTAACAAGCATCTACTGA
- a CDS encoding sensor histidine kinase translates to MLRISSDRSKIVLVALVYLGVGWLGYLCLNLGSRPAPIWMSAGIGLTAVFLGGKRLVLGVFIGDLLLTFFLGGSWPIALFSALGSSVSALLGAQFLHYLRFSATLQRIRDILLLVFLAALLASAVNATIDTFARSWLNTWDWRQFGQSWGMIWLGDSTGILMTTPLLLRFCFNRHSLREPRQPQRFGEALLCLSLLTGVTSVVFGGQQNFLNPDWSMVQYLEYLPFPFVVWAAMRFQTWGAVIANFLISILALMGLAGGVSPFILQAPDHTRGVLILQIFLVIVMSTSLFLSAAITERQQIDRALNETLEREHLLTQVALKVHQSLDIDQVLNTIVEEIRHFLDADQVYIGRCQEGGWSKVIVESRRPEIPSLMGWFPEPELLEELGQLFSLDKLIIADNTAKVQTLPTLKGYYEYLQVKSSLVLPLTVNNQHLGALVVHQYSHPRHWQKSEVKLLEQLATQVCIAIGQAQLYQRVQRLNNNLEQEVAARTLELREKVREIQHLYEMKTVFLQAVSHDLRTSIMGLVMLLNNLQCRQTEKVTISRAMLDQVVRSCDRQLTLINALSENHFAEERPLILHRQPLSLKKQVEIWLKDWQKDFDLYQATFINLLPDNLPAIDADPCQLRSVFEQLLNNALKHNPPPIQLALDARIDQDMIYCTLSDNGIGMDEEQCQHLFRLYVRNLHNQHLTGIGLGSYQCRQIIEAHSGRIGVKSTPRVGSQFWFSLPIAHQNYRVIKQELVNSNY, encoded by the coding sequence ATGCTACGGATTTCATCAGATCGGTCGAAAATTGTGCTTGTTGCCCTAGTTTATCTGGGTGTTGGTTGGCTAGGCTATCTCTGCTTAAATTTAGGGTCGCGACCTGCCCCAATTTGGATGAGTGCTGGTATTGGCTTAACTGCTGTTTTTTTAGGGGGAAAAAGGCTAGTTTTAGGCGTTTTTATCGGAGATTTGCTTCTGACCTTCTTTTTAGGGGGCAGTTGGCCTATAGCTCTATTTTCGGCGCTCGGTAGCAGTGTATCGGCTCTGTTAGGGGCGCAATTCTTGCATTATCTGAGATTTTCCGCCACTTTACAGCGCATTCGCGATATCCTTTTGCTGGTATTTTTAGCGGCCTTATTGGCCTCGGCAGTTAATGCCACTATCGATACTTTTGCCCGTAGTTGGCTAAATACTTGGGATTGGCGGCAATTTGGACAGTCTTGGGGCATGATCTGGCTCGGAGATAGTACAGGAATATTAATGACCACGCCGCTGCTGTTGCGTTTTTGCTTCAATCGTCACTCCCTGAGGGAACCACGACAACCCCAACGCTTTGGCGAGGCCTTACTTTGTCTGAGTTTGCTAACGGGGGTGACTTCTGTGGTTTTTGGTGGTCAACAGAATTTTCTTAACCCCGACTGGAGTATGGTGCAGTACCTCGAATATCTGCCTTTTCCTTTTGTGGTTTGGGCTGCTATGCGTTTTCAGACTTGGGGAGCGGTAATAGCCAATTTTTTGATATCTATTTTAGCTTTGATGGGATTGGCTGGGGGAGTCAGCCCTTTTATCCTACAGGCCCCCGACCATACCAGAGGTGTCCTGATCTTACAAATCTTTTTAGTCATTGTCATGTCAACTTCTCTGTTTTTATCGGCGGCGATTACCGAAAGACAACAGATCGATCGAGCTTTAAATGAAACTTTAGAACGAGAACATTTACTAACACAAGTTGCTTTAAAAGTCCATCAATCTTTAGATATAGATCAGGTTTTAAATACCATTGTTGAGGAAATCAGACATTTTCTCGATGCCGATCAAGTCTATATCGGGCGCTGTCAAGAGGGGGGTTGGTCTAAGGTAATCGTCGAGTCCCGTCGTCCTGAGATTCCCTCACTGATGGGTTGGTTTCCCGAACCAGAATTACTGGAAGAATTGGGACAATTGTTTTCTTTAGATAAGTTAATTATTGCCGATAATACCGCTAAGGTGCAAACTCTACCCACTCTCAAGGGTTATTACGAATATCTGCAAGTTAAATCCTCTTTAGTTTTACCCCTAACGGTTAATAATCAACATTTAGGTGCTTTAGTTGTCCATCAATATTCCCATCCCCGTCATTGGCAAAAAAGCGAGGTCAAATTACTAGAACAGTTAGCCACCCAAGTTTGTATTGCTATTGGCCAAGCGCAACTATATCAGAGGGTGCAAAGATTGAATAATAATTTAGAACAAGAAGTGGCAGCAAGAACCCTGGAACTGCGGGAAAAAGTCCGGGAAATTCAGCATTTATACGAAATGAAAACGGTTTTTTTACAGGCAGTATCCCACGATCTTCGCACTTCGATTATGGGATTAGTGATGTTATTAAACAATTTACAGTGTCGGCAAACAGAAAAAGTAACTATCTCGCGAGCAATGCTCGATCAGGTGGTGCGTAGTTGCGATCGACAATTAACTTTAATTAATGCTTTATCAGAAAATCATTTTGCTGAAGAACGGCCTTTAATCTTGCATCGTCAACCTCTATCTCTAAAAAAACAGGTGGAAATTTGGCTCAAAGATTGGCAAAAAGATTTTGATTTATACCAAGCTACTTTTATTAATCTTCTCCCCGATAACTTACCCGCTATTGATGCCGATCCTTGTCAACTAAGAAGTGTTTTTGAGCAATTATTAAATAATGCCTTAAAACATAATCCTCCACCGATTCAATTAGCTTTAGATGCTCGTATTGACCAAGACATGATCTACTGCACTTTAAGCGATAATGGCATTGGCATGGATGAGGAACAATGTCAACATCTTTTCCGTTTATATGTAAGAAATCTTCATAATCAACACCTAACGGGAATCGGTTTAGGTTCCTACCAATGTCGGCAAATTATCGAGGCTCACTCCGGGAGAATTGGGGTAAAAAGTACCCCGCGGGTTGGCTCACAGTTTTGGTTTAGTTTACCGATTGCCCATCAAAATTATAGAGTGATTAAGCAGGAGTTAGTCAACAGTAATTATTGA
- a CDS encoding transposase family protein: protein MLDGTERPVQRPQDNEKQKEYYSGKKKRHTRKHITGSTDEKRVIYLSKARGGKAHDKKQLDEENLGEYIPNDVAIEGDLGFKGLEQEYENVYLPHKKPKGKELSALQKIQNRELSRERVKCEHAHAPNKAI from the coding sequence ATCTTAGATGGAACAGAGCGTCCAGTACAACGCCCGCAAGATAATGAGAAACAGAAAGAGTATTATTCAGGGAAGAAAAAACGACATACGAGGAAACACATTACAGGCAGTACAGATGAAAAGCGTGTCATCTACTTGAGTAAAGCGAGGGGAGGAAAAGCCCATGATAAAAAACAATTGGACGAGGAAAATTTAGGAGAATATATCCCCAATGACGTTGCAATAGAGGGAGATTTAGGGTTTAAGGGATTGGAACAAGAATATGAAAATGTTTATCTCCCGCATAAAAAGCCAAAAGGAAAAGAGTTAAGTGCACTTCAGAAGATACAAAATAGAGAATTGAGTCGAGAACGAGTGAAATGTGAACACGCTCATGCTCCGAATAAAGCGATATAA
- a CDS encoding ISAzo13-like element transposase-related protein — MPEKLSGKYGSSITRKCPSKYNPIERCWTVLENYWNGAILDSIDAALNWASNMTWKGIKPLVHLGEGTYEKGVKVLAKN; from the coding sequence TTGCCCGAAAAACTCAGTGGCAAATACGGCTCATCTATTACCCGCAAATGCCCTAGTAAATATAATCCAATTGAAAGGTGTTGGACCGTCTTAGAGAACTATTGGAATGGGGCAATTTTAGATTCAATTGATGCGGCTCTTAATTGGGCTTCTAACATGACTTGGAAGGGGATAAAACCTCTAGTGCATTTGGGAGAAGGAACTTATGAAAAAGGGGTGAAGGTTTTGGCTAAGAACTAG
- a CDS encoding pentapeptide repeat-containing protein: MSSNALTNREHLIELYNRGERNFAEVRLSGVNLKRQCLNQINLSHSYLKRANLAEACLINANFNAAALEEVNLSKACLIDANLTKADLSGANLRQSQLSGAILSNTVLKKADLSSACLIHSSLLFAQLFKANLEAANLTSATLTHAMAGKANLKRAILTRAILSSANLSHANLKEANLIRAYLYQANLENCHLQYADLSYADLRGADLRGADLRYANLEGANLTGANLNCSDFEGANLTGADLSKTDANKANFRQANLTGCNLLGANLASANLSGANLHQAGLLLSYLVGSNLKRANLKQANLIGAILTENNLLSASLEETILPNGSRGNLLS; this comes from the coding sequence ATGAGTAGCAATGCCTTAACCAATCGTGAACATCTAATCGAACTGTACAATCGAGGAGAACGCAACTTTGCGGAAGTCAGACTTAGCGGAGTCAATTTAAAGAGACAGTGTTTAAACCAGATTAACCTAAGTCATAGTTACCTAAAACGAGCCAATTTAGCCGAAGCTTGTTTAATTAACGCTAATTTCAATGCCGCTGCCCTCGAAGAAGTCAATTTAAGCAAAGCCTGTCTTATCGATGCTAACCTGACTAAAGCCGACCTTTCTGGGGCAAATTTGCGCCAAAGTCAACTAAGCGGCGCAATTTTGAGTAATACTGTTCTCAAAAAGGCTGATTTAAGTTCTGCCTGTTTAATTCACAGTAGCTTACTTTTTGCTCAACTGTTCAAAGCGAATCTCGAAGCGGCTAATCTCACCTCAGCCACTTTAACCCATGCCATGGCGGGGAAAGCTAACCTAAAACGGGCTATTCTCACTCGTGCTATTCTTAGCTCTGCTAATCTTAGCCATGCTAACTTAAAAGAGGCTAACTTAATTCGAGCCTATCTCTATCAAGCTAATCTGGAAAACTGCCACCTTCAATACGCCGACCTCAGCTATGCTGATTTGCGCGGGGCGGATTTACGGGGGGCGGATTTACGTTATGCTAACCTCGAAGGTGCTAATCTGACGGGAGCTAACCTCAATTGTAGCGATTTTGAGGGAGCTAACTTAACTGGAGCCGATTTAAGCAAAACTGACGCTAATAAAGCCAATTTTCGCCAGGCTAACTTAACCGGTTGTAATCTTCTCGGCGCTAATTTAGCCTCCGCTAACCTTTCTGGTGCTAACCTACACCAAGCGGGATTACTCTTGAGTTATTTAGTGGGAAGCAATCTTAAACGAGCTAATCTCAAACAAGCTAACTTAATTGGGGCGATTTTAACTGAAAATAATCTCCTTTCCGCTTCCCTCGAAGAAACTATTCTTCCGAACGGTAGTCGCGGTAATCTCCTTTCCTAA
- a CDS encoding MBL fold metallo-hydrolase: MVQRSTAVWGSKSLLSCLPFGVGHASEGVCLLLKIGPYRVLLDCGLADMQPLTQNKKPPMDLVFCSHAHSDHIRGLMALHQTYPQLPVYASEVTVQLLPLQWPDAAEEIGSFCQGWPWRSPIALFEDLTVEIFPAGHLPGAAVVLFTYKTPKRTYKVLYTGDFSLSNFQLVEGLSIDLLRGISPDVLIIEGSYGTERHPHRRQQEKQLMNRIYQAIAEGQNVLLPVPALGLGQEILKLLRSHHQFTGRDIDIWVGGKIAKACDAYLEILPQFPASVQNFAKHQPLFWDERICPRLRRLPEKPTPLGGTTPIILLIDRLEEVSEYLQGDKPWLMLVPQHLHDINPENPRLKAARRSRLISQETYLLAEHSDSRNTTQLIHNLRPQHIMFVHGSPLYLADLTSLEELQSRYQLHSPAVGTLVELPIGDRFMQPTPPAPSHYEGELNESDSIVTITLPEPITRDPRWRNFADTGLVEARWQGEELLLRGVSQRELLSENPNRITKALEEMDCCRVCVHYKSQRCWNPASPLYGFKVVPEGYCPVFEANI; the protein is encoded by the coding sequence ATGGTTCAACGCTCTACTGCCGTCTGGGGGTCAAAATCTCTTTTATCCTGTTTACCTTTTGGTGTCGGTCATGCGTCGGAAGGGGTTTGTCTCCTGCTGAAAATCGGTCCCTATCGCGTACTTTTAGATTGCGGTTTGGCCGATATGCAACCCCTCACCCAAAACAAAAAACCCCCCATGGATCTGGTGTTCTGTAGTCACGCCCACAGCGATCACATCCGTGGGTTAATGGCTCTCCATCAGACCTATCCCCAATTGCCAGTTTATGCCAGTGAGGTGACAGTACAACTGCTGCCCCTACAATGGCCCGATGCTGCCGAGGAAATCGGCAGTTTCTGTCAGGGTTGGCCATGGCGATCGCCGATCGCTCTCTTTGAGGATCTCACCGTCGAGATTTTTCCAGCGGGCCACCTGCCTGGGGCTGCCGTGGTCCTATTCACCTACAAAACCCCCAAACGCACCTATAAAGTCCTCTATACCGGCGATTTTTCCCTGTCTAATTTTCAACTGGTGGAAGGATTATCGATCGATCTGCTGCGGGGAATATCCCCCGATGTGCTGATTATTGAAGGCAGTTACGGCACAGAACGCCATCCCCACCGACGACAGCAGGAAAAACAGTTGATGAATCGCATCTATCAGGCGATCGCTGAGGGGCAAAATGTCTTACTACCCGTCCCCGCTTTGGGATTGGGTCAAGAAATTTTAAAATTACTGCGGTCGCACCACCAATTCACGGGCCGCGACATTGATATCTGGGTTGGGGGCAAGATCGCTAAAGCCTGCGATGCTTACCTAGAGATTTTACCACAATTTCCCGCATCTGTCCAGAATTTTGCCAAACATCAGCCCTTATTTTGGGATGAGCGCATCTGTCCCCGGTTGCGAAGGTTGCCAGAAAAACCGACACCCCTAGGGGGAACCACTCCGATAATTTTACTAATCGATCGCCTAGAGGAGGTGAGTGAATATCTGCAAGGGGATAAACCTTGGTTAATGTTAGTTCCCCAACACCTGCACGATATCAACCCGGAGAATCCCCGATTAAAAGCGGCACGGCGTTCGCGATTAATTAGCCAAGAAACCTATCTACTCGCGGAACATAGCGATAGTCGCAACACCACCCAACTGATCCATAACCTGCGACCGCAGCATATCATGTTCGTCCATGGTTCACCCCTATATCTAGCGGATTTGACCAGTTTAGAAGAATTACAAAGCCGTTATCAACTCCATTCTCCGGCCGTGGGAACCCTGGTGGAATTGCCCATTGGCGATCGCTTTATGCAACCGACACCCCCGGCCCCCAGTCACTATGAGGGAGAATTAAATGAATCGGATTCGATCGTCACTATCACCTTACCAGAGCCGATCACCCGGGATCCCCGGTGGAGGAATTTCGCCGATACGGGACTGGTAGAAGCGCGCTGGCAAGGGGAAGAATTATTATTGCGGGGAGTCTCCCAACGGGAATTATTAAGCGAGAATCCCAATCGCATCACCAAAGCTTTAGAGGAGATGGATTGCTGTCGTGTCTGTGTCCACTACAAAAGTCAGCGTTGTTGGAATCCCGCTTCTCCCCTCTACGGTTTTAAAGTGGTTCCCGAAGGCTATTGTCCCGTTTTTGAAGCCAATATATAA